Proteins from a genomic interval of Siniperca chuatsi isolate FFG_IHB_CAS linkage group LG10, ASM2008510v1, whole genome shotgun sequence:
- the LOC122883438 gene encoding trace amine-associated receptor 7h-like isoform X3 encodes MNSVFHSSSTPPARSTYALTLRQLHTPTNLILLSLAVSDFLVGLLVMPFQILLTEPCWLLGDLVCALYYFVPFITICASVVNMVLISVDRYVAICDPLHYPTKITQKRVQICIFLCWGYSVFYSVVLLYDNLKQPGMYRSCYGECVITIIGAVDLVLSFVIPITAIITLYVRVFVVAVSQARAMRSHNTAVALNRSATITAKKSEMKAARTLGVIVVVFLMCYCPYYCVSLSGYNLMIGSSTEVFMIFLIFFNSCLNPMIYAFFYPWFRKSVRLIVTLEILQPHSCQANIL; translated from the exons ATGAACTCTGTTTTCCACAGCTCCTCAACACCTCCTGCAAGAAGCACATACGCCCTCACTCTGAG GCAGCTCCACACCCCCACCAACCTCATCCTCCTCTCGCTGGCTGTCTCAGACTTCCTCGTGGGCCTCCTTGTGATGCCGTTTCAAATCCTCCTAACAGAGCCCTGCTGGCTCCTGGGTGACCTGGTGTGTGCTCTGTATTATTTTGTACCCTTTATCACTATCTGCGCCTCAGTGGTAAACATGGTGCTCATATCGGTCGACCGCTATGTGGCTATCTGTGACCCTCTGCACTACCCCACCAAAATCACTCAAAAGAGAGTTCAGATCTGCATTTTCCTGTGTTGGGGTTACTCTGTTTTCTACAGCGTTGTGCTTTTATATGATAACCTGAAACAACCAGGCATGTACAGGTCCTGCTATGGAGAATGTGTGATTACCATAATAGGAGCTGTTGATCTTGTTTTAAGCTTTGTGATTCCCATCACTGCCATCATCACCCTGTATGTGAGAGTGTTTGTGGTGGCTGTGTCTCAGGCTCGTGCCATGCGCTCCCACAATACAGCAGTCGCATTGAATCGTTCAGCAACTATAACTGCTAAGAAATCTGAGATGAAAGCAGCCAGGACTCTTGGTgtcattgttgttgtgtttctcatGTGTTACTGTCCATAttactgtgtctctctctcaggctaCAACCTCATGATCGGTTCTTCAACTGAAGTCTTTAtgatttttctgatattttttaaCTCCTGTCTAAACCCTATGATCTACGCCTTTTTCTACCCCTGGTTTAGAAAATCTGTTAGACTCATTGTTACACTTGAGATACTGCAGCCTCACTCCTGTCAGgccaacatactgtag
- the LOC122883438 gene encoding trace amine-associated receptor 13c-like isoform X1 gives MMQTLEGDELCFPQLLNTSCKKHIRPHSEAMLIYILLSSISLLTAALNLLVIISISHFRQLHTPTNLILLSLAVSDFLVGLLVMPFQILLTEPCWLLGDLVCALYYFVPFITICASVVNMVLISVDRYVAICDPLHYPTKITQKRVQICIFLCWGYSVFYSVVLLYDNLKQPGMYRSCYGECVITIIGAVDLVLSFVIPITAIITLYVRVFVVAVSQARAMRSHNTAVALNRSATITAKKSEMKAARTLGVIVVVFLMCYCPYYCVSLSGYNLMIGSSTEVFMIFLIFFNSCLNPMIYAFFYPWFRKSVRLIVTLEILQPHSCQANIL, from the exons atgatgCAGACCCTGGAGGGAGATGAACTCTGTTTTCCACAGCTCCTCAACACCTCCTGCAAGAAGCACATACGCCCTCACTCTGAGGCAATGCTCATTTACATTCTGctgtcctccatctctctgctcaCTGCGGCTCTCAACCTGCTGGTCATCATCTCCATCTCCCACTTCAG GCAGCTCCACACCCCCACCAACCTCATCCTCCTCTCGCTGGCTGTCTCAGACTTCCTCGTGGGCCTCCTTGTGATGCCGTTTCAAATCCTCCTAACAGAGCCCTGCTGGCTCCTGGGTGACCTGGTGTGTGCTCTGTATTATTTTGTACCCTTTATCACTATCTGCGCCTCAGTGGTAAACATGGTGCTCATATCGGTCGACCGCTATGTGGCTATCTGTGACCCTCTGCACTACCCCACCAAAATCACTCAAAAGAGAGTTCAGATCTGCATTTTCCTGTGTTGGGGTTACTCTGTTTTCTACAGCGTTGTGCTTTTATATGATAACCTGAAACAACCAGGCATGTACAGGTCCTGCTATGGAGAATGTGTGATTACCATAATAGGAGCTGTTGATCTTGTTTTAAGCTTTGTGATTCCCATCACTGCCATCATCACCCTGTATGTGAGAGTGTTTGTGGTGGCTGTGTCTCAGGCTCGTGCCATGCGCTCCCACAATACAGCAGTCGCATTGAATCGTTCAGCAACTATAACTGCTAAGAAATCTGAGATGAAAGCAGCCAGGACTCTTGGTgtcattgttgttgtgtttctcatGTGTTACTGTCCATAttactgtgtctctctctcaggctaCAACCTCATGATCGGTTCTTCAACTGAAGTCTTTAtgatttttctgatattttttaaCTCCTGTCTAAACCCTATGATCTACGCCTTTTTCTACCCCTGGTTTAGAAAATCTGTTAGACTCATTGTTACACTTGAGATACTGCAGCCTCACTCCTGTCAGgccaacatactgtag
- the LOC122883438 gene encoding trace amine-associated receptor 13c-like isoform X2 yields MNSVFHSSSTPPARSTYALTLRQCSFTFCCPPSLCSLRLSTCWQLHTPTNLILLSLAVSDFLVGLLVMPFQILLTEPCWLLGDLVCALYYFVPFITICASVVNMVLISVDRYVAICDPLHYPTKITQKRVQICIFLCWGYSVFYSVVLLYDNLKQPGMYRSCYGECVITIIGAVDLVLSFVIPITAIITLYVRVFVVAVSQARAMRSHNTAVALNRSATITAKKSEMKAARTLGVIVVVFLMCYCPYYCVSLSGYNLMIGSSTEVFMIFLIFFNSCLNPMIYAFFYPWFRKSVRLIVTLEILQPHSCQANIL; encoded by the exons ATGAACTCTGTTTTCCACAGCTCCTCAACACCTCCTGCAAGAAGCACATACGCCCTCACTCTGAGGCAATGCTCATTTACATTCTGctgtcctccatctctctgctcaCTGCGGCTCTCAACCTGCTG GCAGCTCCACACCCCCACCAACCTCATCCTCCTCTCGCTGGCTGTCTCAGACTTCCTCGTGGGCCTCCTTGTGATGCCGTTTCAAATCCTCCTAACAGAGCCCTGCTGGCTCCTGGGTGACCTGGTGTGTGCTCTGTATTATTTTGTACCCTTTATCACTATCTGCGCCTCAGTGGTAAACATGGTGCTCATATCGGTCGACCGCTATGTGGCTATCTGTGACCCTCTGCACTACCCCACCAAAATCACTCAAAAGAGAGTTCAGATCTGCATTTTCCTGTGTTGGGGTTACTCTGTTTTCTACAGCGTTGTGCTTTTATATGATAACCTGAAACAACCAGGCATGTACAGGTCCTGCTATGGAGAATGTGTGATTACCATAATAGGAGCTGTTGATCTTGTTTTAAGCTTTGTGATTCCCATCACTGCCATCATCACCCTGTATGTGAGAGTGTTTGTGGTGGCTGTGTCTCAGGCTCGTGCCATGCGCTCCCACAATACAGCAGTCGCATTGAATCGTTCAGCAACTATAACTGCTAAGAAATCTGAGATGAAAGCAGCCAGGACTCTTGGTgtcattgttgttgtgtttctcatGTGTTACTGTCCATAttactgtgtctctctctcaggctaCAACCTCATGATCGGTTCTTCAACTGAAGTCTTTAtgatttttctgatattttttaaCTCCTGTCTAAACCCTATGATCTACGCCTTTTTCTACCCCTGGTTTAGAAAATCTGTTAGACTCATTGTTACACTTGAGATACTGCAGCCTCACTCCTGTCAGgccaacatactgtag